GGTCTCCGGGAAGCCCTGGCGCGTTAACACGATAAAGGACCTGCCAGGGCCCAGAGTTCTTGCTTATCATCTCTTTCGCCTCGACGGCCAACGGAGCGAAACGGCGGTTGAAGCCGACCATAAAATGAACCCCCGCAGCCCGAACGGCATTTGCCACCTCGCGGCATTCTGAAACAGAGAGACCCATCGGCTTTTCGAGAAAGATATCTTTCCCCGCCTTCGCAGCTTCAACTGCAAGCGGCGCATGTAGATGATGCCGGGTAGAAATTAATACGGCGTCTATTTCGTTATCATTAAAAATTTCAGAAGGATTGGTTGTGCAGTATTCGGCCCCAAATCGCCGGGCCGCCTCTTTTGCTTTTTCACCCCTTTGGTTCATAACCGCCCGAAGGTGCACCCCGTCAATCTTTTTCAAGTTCGGTAGGTGTACATATTGCGCGAACTCACCTGCTCCGATTACGGCTACCTGAATATTTTTTTTATTTCTCGGAGGAGGATTCACACGTATCATGCGCGAGCCCGCCTCAAAGCTTTCTGCTTGGGGATAGGACAGGAGGACGGCAATCGGTTTTCGATCTCCCGCCAACGCTCCATATGCCGCTTGGGCCTCAAGTAGCGGATACTCACCCTGAATCAACGGGGCAACATCAACTAGCCTTTCATTGAGAAGCCTGATGAACTCCTCCATATTTCGATTTTCAGTCCAACGGACATAGCCTGCGGGATAATCCACCCCCCCTACTTCATAAAGCGGGTCATATCTTCCTGGTCCGTATGAGCAAGAGATAGTGAACTCGATTTCCTTTTTGTAAAATGGTTCGCGCTCAAGATTCATACCGACCAAACCAACCACAACAACACGGCCACGTTGGCGGGTGATTTTCATTGCTTCCTGAGCAGGCTCACTGCTCTCCGTAGACGCGCAAAGAATAACAGCGTCCGCTCCGATACCTCCAGTTAATACACGCACCATATCTGCCAGTCGATTTGATCCACTCAGAACGCCATCATGAAGACCCAGTTCTCTGGCAAGCGAAATCCTAGCTTCATCGGCATCACATCCGATGACCCGACAACCCGCTGCCCGAAGTAGCTGCACCGTAATCTGACCGACAAGGCCAAGGCCAATAACCACAACCGTTTCGCCAAGCTGAGGCCGAGTCTGCCTGACGCCTTGCATTGCGATGGCACCCAACGTGCTGAACGCGGCGTGGCTAGAATTCACTTCCTCGGGAATTTGAACAACAAGGTTTCTTGGCACCGCCAGCACTTCCTGGTGGTGAGCCCATTCGCCAGCACATGCCACCTTATCTCCAACTGATATGTCGTTCACCTCGAGCCCACATTCCACGACCACCCCAGACGCACTGTAACCCATTGATATGCCAAGGCTTGATGACGATATTTTATCTTGAATTGACCTAATCGTAGCCTGAACTCCCCCCTCCGAGAGGCGGCGCATTACCTTTTTAGCCAGCCCGCCCGCCCTTCGAATCTCATCACCGATATCACCAGAGCGACCCGAGAGCGCTGCTCTTTCCGTACCTGAGCTAATGAGAGAATAAGCTGTCTGGACCAGCACGCCGTTTTCTGGGCACACGGGTCCTGGTATCTCTTCCACTACGACTCGCCCATTTTTCACCATCACACAACGCATCAGGCCACCATCATTTCTTCAGGAATCGCGATATCCGACAAATCACGCCGCCCGCCGCTCCGCTCAGGAGCCAGGATAAAATTCATCGTTAATGGCAAGGATTTTTTCATCGATATTTTGAGCACCTTGTTTGGCTCTTTCATGCCGTATCGTCTCGACACCCAGCCATCTAGTAACTCAAGCTCGGCGTCTCCCGGAAGATCTCTTATCCCAAAAGTCAGATTACTCCCCTCGGCGAACGAGGTCATAACCACACCACCTTCCATTATCTCGACAGGAATCTCAGCCGCGAAATGAAAAAACCACTCAACAAAGTGCTCAGACTGGCCAATTATATCATCCCGAATTTGCCAAAGGGCGGCAGACTTGTCGAAAAATATCCTCCGGCGATGAATCACCGGGTCTGAGAGTCTATCGTAACCAATGTGGCGAGCATCCAAGAAATCATGCCTCTCGTCAGATTCCCAGACGCCCACTTCGGGTCGAGCGTCATTTTCAATAGCAAACAGCTCATCAGGATCGAAACGATTCGCTTCCTGACCATCCACACGAACCGTGTTATGCCACGCAGTGGATCGAAAATGATTTCGCCATTCAGGCGAGGTGGAATAAACATAGCTGCCCGGATCGACAAAAAAAGCCCGGCCATAAGCGCTGATCTCAAAACTAAGCGGGTCACTGTGATCGTGAGAGCCATGACCACGGATGCCCGTATCACCACAATCTATGAGTGAATACAAATCTCCTGCCCGCATGACATAAAAGCCGCCACCCGGAAAATCACGGGAGTGCGGACTCTCTCCAACAGGAATTCCCTCCCACACCTCCTTCGCCCCGGGCCCGAGAAGCCACAACGCTTCTTCATGAAATTCTCCGGAGGCTGACTTAAAATCAGAGCGCTCAAACATTACCGCTCCCACCGACAAAATGTAGCGATGATCGTCGATGGCTTGAGCACCCAGAATCTGAAGGCGGCCATCGTCTGCATCGCCCACAATTGGTGCTCTACCATCTGGGCGAGTATACGCTGCTACGAATTCCAGCATTTTTTCAAGAACGGACCAAGCGCCCTCGGGAACTATGATGTCGTTCTTTTGACATAGGATTGCGCAAGTGAGAAATATTTCAAGTGACAGGCGATGGTAGCTAATCGAGGATTCATAACAGCAACCATCGGAGGAGACCTGCTCCTCTAGCTCACGCCAGAGTTCCTTAAGTGCGAAATCTCGCCAACCCCGGCTCTCTTTCAACTCGGGGAGCAGAATACCTAGAAAAATCAGACCCGCGAGATCTGAGAGATAATGATTCCCATTAACCCGAACCCAACTCCCTTTTTCGCGAATTTTAAAAAATTCTAAATTATTTCTGATATAACGCCCGTGCTCCAGTAAAGAACCTAGAAGCTTGCGCCGAAAATATTCGTCGGTCATCTCCGAGGTACGAAAAAAAGCCCAGCCCCAGAGCCAATTTACCGCCCGGATGGCCACATCCATGGTGCAATCCCAGTTGACCGACCGCATGACGGGATTTTCATCAATCCAATGTAAAATTTGCTTACGGAATTCAATCGCAAATTTTTCGTCGGCGGTATACCAATATGCCTTGCCGAGCGCAGTAAAATGCTGACAGCGGCTCAACTCACGTGTAACCTTGATATCCGAATTATCACCCAAGCGGACAGGAACTATGTCCCGATAGAATTGTTTC
The sequence above is drawn from the Nitrospinaceae bacterium genome and encodes:
- a CDS encoding Gfo/Idh/MocA family oxidoreductase encodes the protein MEEIPGPVCPENGVLVQTAYSLISSGTERAALSGRSGDIGDEIRRAGGLAKKVMRRLSEGGVQATIRSIQDKISSSSLGISMGYSASGVVVECGLEVNDISVGDKVACAGEWAHHQEVLAVPRNLVVQIPEEVNSSHAAFSTLGAIAMQGVRQTRPQLGETVVVIGLGLVGQITVQLLRAAGCRVIGCDADEARISLARELGLHDGVLSGSNRLADMVRVLTGGIGADAVILCASTESSEPAQEAMKITRQRGRVVVVGLVGMNLEREPFYKKEIEFTISCSYGPGRYDPLYEVGGVDYPAGYVRWTENRNMEEFIRLLNERLVDVAPLIQGEYPLLEAQAAYGALAGDRKPIAVLLSYPQAESFEAGSRMIRVNPPPRNKKNIQVAVIGAGEFAQYVHLPNLKKIDGVHLRAVMNQRGEKAKEAARRFGAEYCTTNPSEIFNDNEIDAVLISTRHHLHAPLAVEAAKAGKDIFLEKPMGLSVSECREVANAVRAAGVHFMVGFNRRFAPLAVEAKEMISKNSGPWQVLYRVNAPGLPGDHWTQDPAVGGGRIVGEGCHFIDFCGWLIQENVDEVWARALPADGETVASLDSYTAAIRYRGGSVATIVFATVGNDEMPKERIEMFRGGASGVIDDFRELTLYSENGKSVSRSAQDKGHRQQLMAFFDSITGKSNPTMTLEEALQSSETALAAHASVRGAA
- a CDS encoding alginate lyase family protein, producing the protein MVAIPTRLIERIQVNTGRAEVGDAELSASLLSDGARGVLSGTKYPTSFFPVDAKASEDYLTAVRSLMPGAEQVTLDSAYKACSHVFDILGSGEVDLGPSIEWSRDFKSGFEWPKQFYRDIVPVRLGDNSDIKVTRELSRCQHFTALGKAYWYTADEKFAIEFRKQILHWIDENPVMRSVNWDCTMDVAIRAVNWLWGWAFFRTSEMTDEYFRRKLLGSLLEHGRYIRNNLEFFKIREKGSWVRVNGNHYLSDLAGLIFLGILLPELKESRGWRDFALKELWRELEEQVSSDGCCYESSISYHRLSLEIFLTCAILCQKNDIIVPEGAWSVLEKMLEFVAAYTRPDGRAPIVGDADDGRLQILGAQAIDDHRYILSVGAVMFERSDFKSASGEFHEEALWLLGPGAKEVWEGIPVGESPHSRDFPGGGFYVMRAGDLYSLIDCGDTGIRGHGSHDHSDPLSFEISAYGRAFFVDPGSYVYSTSPEWRNHFRSTAWHNTVRVDGQEANRFDPDELFAIENDARPEVGVWESDERHDFLDARHIGYDRLSDPVIHRRRIFFDKSAALWQIRDDIIGQSEHFVEWFFHFAAEIPVEIMEGGVVMTSFAEGSNLTFGIRDLPGDAELELLDGWVSRRYGMKEPNKVLKISMKKSLPLTMNFILAPERSGGRRDLSDIAIPEEMMVA